A region from the Triplophysa rosa linkage group LG4, Trosa_1v2, whole genome shotgun sequence genome encodes:
- the LOC130553272 gene encoding C3a anaphylatoxin chemotactic receptor isoform X1 yields MPFIYCLCRELASFKAMMNITSNLTEPTVYPGEAMRILQMIVTVLIFVVGVFLNGLVVWALGIRVRCRSQGTAGETQGAGSFRTYVVNLAFADLVLLLRTPLMLSYLAHNFSWTLGEPTCKVVIYLRCLGLYASAFLLCAVAVERCLCLLRPVWARLRRPRWVVRLVCTLIWVLAAVLATPYISTAKLYVDHNHTNCIESDEGSGKALIAVENIAGFLLPLVIFLSCNIAVLFCAKKTECGVVAPTSPTSSTGLSYTSQRLTRLYRVLLLTMILFLTCWVPYFTCRFMRAVSPKRSQLYKGAIGGAYVALFLVYIKSALNPILYVFAARGLSRTVRESLLSTFERVFNDEFSDSLRRKSLRRKDSQI; encoded by the exons ATGCCATTCATCTACTGTTTATGCAG AGAATTAGCATCCTTCAAAGCAATGATGAACATCACCTCCAACCTCACCGAGCCCACCGTCTACCCCGGCGAGGCCATGCGGATTCTGCAGATGATTGTGACCGTTCTAATCTTCGTGGTGGGTGTGTTTCTAAACGGTCTGGTGGTCTGGGCTTTGGGGATACGGGTTCGCTGTCGGAGCCAGGGAACGGCTGGCGAGACGCAAGGTGCCGGCAGCTTCCGGACCTACGTAGTAAACCTGGCTTTTGCCGATTTGGTTCTGTTGCTACGCACGCCGCTGATGCTATCCTACCTGGCGCATAACTTCAGCTGGACACTGGGGGAACCCACGTGCAAGGTGGTCATCTACTTGCGCTGTCTCGGACTGTACGCAAGCGCATTCCTGCTGTGCGCCGTAGCGGTGGAGCGCTGCTTGTGTCTGCTCAGACCTGTCTGGGCTCGACTGAGACGCCCACGATGGGTCGTGCGGCTAGTCTGCACCTTAATCTGGGTGCTAGCGGCAGTTTTGGCCACTCCCTACATAAGTACAGCCAAACTCTATGTTGATCACAATCACACCAACTGCATAGAAAGCGACGAGGGTTCCGGAAAGGCCTTGATTGCAGTGGAGAACATTGCAGGCTTCTTGCTACCTCTGGTGATCTTTCTGTCCTGTAACATCGCAGTGCTGTTTTGCGCGAAAAAGACGGAGTGCGGCGTTGTGGCGCCGACTTCTCCCACCTCTTCGACCGGACTGAGTTACACGTCCCAGCGGCTTACCCGACTCTACCGAGTGCTTCTCCTCACCATGATCCTCTTTCTCACCTGCTGGGTGCCATACTTTACCTGTCGCTTCATGAGGGCTGTTTCACCCAAACGATCGCAGCTCTACAAAGGAGCGATCGGAGGTGCGTACGTGGCGCTGTTTCTGGTTTACATAAAGAGCGCGCTCAACCCCATCCTGTATGTGTTCGCGGCACGTGGATTGAGCCGCACCGTGCGCGAATCCCTTCTCTCTACGTTCGAGCGAGTTTTCAACGATGAATTTTCGGATTCTTTGCGAAGAAAATCCTTGCGAAGAAAAGACTCTCAGATTTAG
- the LOC130553272 gene encoding C3a anaphylatoxin chemotactic receptor isoform X2, with product MMNITSNLTEPTVYPGEAMRILQMIVTVLIFVVGVFLNGLVVWALGIRVRCRSQGTAGETQGAGSFRTYVVNLAFADLVLLLRTPLMLSYLAHNFSWTLGEPTCKVVIYLRCLGLYASAFLLCAVAVERCLCLLRPVWARLRRPRWVVRLVCTLIWVLAAVLATPYISTAKLYVDHNHTNCIESDEGSGKALIAVENIAGFLLPLVIFLSCNIAVLFCAKKTECGVVAPTSPTSSTGLSYTSQRLTRLYRVLLLTMILFLTCWVPYFTCRFMRAVSPKRSQLYKGAIGGAYVALFLVYIKSALNPILYVFAARGLSRTVRESLLSTFERVFNDEFSDSLRRKSLRRKDSQI from the coding sequence ATGATGAACATCACCTCCAACCTCACCGAGCCCACCGTCTACCCCGGCGAGGCCATGCGGATTCTGCAGATGATTGTGACCGTTCTAATCTTCGTGGTGGGTGTGTTTCTAAACGGTCTGGTGGTCTGGGCTTTGGGGATACGGGTTCGCTGTCGGAGCCAGGGAACGGCTGGCGAGACGCAAGGTGCCGGCAGCTTCCGGACCTACGTAGTAAACCTGGCTTTTGCCGATTTGGTTCTGTTGCTACGCACGCCGCTGATGCTATCCTACCTGGCGCATAACTTCAGCTGGACACTGGGGGAACCCACGTGCAAGGTGGTCATCTACTTGCGCTGTCTCGGACTGTACGCAAGCGCATTCCTGCTGTGCGCCGTAGCGGTGGAGCGCTGCTTGTGTCTGCTCAGACCTGTCTGGGCTCGACTGAGACGCCCACGATGGGTCGTGCGGCTAGTCTGCACCTTAATCTGGGTGCTAGCGGCAGTTTTGGCCACTCCCTACATAAGTACAGCCAAACTCTATGTTGATCACAATCACACCAACTGCATAGAAAGCGACGAGGGTTCCGGAAAGGCCTTGATTGCAGTGGAGAACATTGCAGGCTTCTTGCTACCTCTGGTGATCTTTCTGTCCTGTAACATCGCAGTGCTGTTTTGCGCGAAAAAGACGGAGTGCGGCGTTGTGGCGCCGACTTCTCCCACCTCTTCGACCGGACTGAGTTACACGTCCCAGCGGCTTACCCGACTCTACCGAGTGCTTCTCCTCACCATGATCCTCTTTCTCACCTGCTGGGTGCCATACTTTACCTGTCGCTTCATGAGGGCTGTTTCACCCAAACGATCGCAGCTCTACAAAGGAGCGATCGGAGGTGCGTACGTGGCGCTGTTTCTGGTTTACATAAAGAGCGCGCTCAACCCCATCCTGTATGTGTTCGCGGCACGTGGATTGAGCCGCACCGTGCGCGAATCCCTTCTCTCTACGTTCGAGCGAGTTTTCAACGATGAATTTTCGGATTCTTTGCGAAGAAAATCCTTGCGAAGAAAAGACTCTCAGATTTAG